DNA sequence from the Methylomonas albis genome:
AATCCGAACTGGCGCGCCGCCGCTCAATACAAGGCTGGTAATTTCCAAGAAGCCGCCGAAACCTTGAAAAACAGCCAAACTGCGGAAGGCCATTACAATCGCGGCAATGCGCTGGCCCAGGCCGGCCAATTGCAAGAAGCCGTGCAAGCTTATCAGCAGGCCTTGCAACTCGATCCCGGCCATCAGGATGCAAAATTCAATAAGGAACTTGTCGAGAACAAGCTGAAAGAACAGGAACAAAAACCGCAGGACAATAATCAACAAAACCAGCAAGACAAAGACCAGCAGCAGTCGGCCGATCAACAGCAAAAACAGCAAAAGCAGGATGGGGAATCGGTCAAACCGATAAAGATTCGCAACAGGAACAAAACCACAAGACAAACAACCCTCCGAAGTAAAGCAGGACGCTGAACAGAACAAAGCGGCAGAAGATAAGCAGCAGTCGAAGCCGAGGCCAAACAACCAGCGCAGCCGGCCAAGCAAGAACCTACCGAGACCGAAAAAGCCGCACAAGCTACGGAAAAGACGAAACCCAGCGCGCTAACGAGCAATTATTGAAGCGCATACCCGACGAGCCGACCGGCTTATTAAAGCGAAAATTCAAATATCAATACGGTCAGCGCAATCGAGCAAACCAGTCCGGACCGGCGTGGTAAATCCGCAGGCCGATCACCAGGGGCGAGGTACCGCAAGCTCAATACTCTTTTAAATTTCGAGGCGATGAGACCATGGATATTGGCCTGATACTGATTTTGATCCTGATCAACGGCGTGTTTGCGATGTCGGAAATGTCGCTAGTGTCTTCCGGCCTGGCTCGCTTGCAGAAACTGGCCGGCGAAAAACGTCCGGGTGCGCGTACCGCGTTGAAGCTGCACAAAGATCCATCGCGATTTTTATCCACCGTGCAAGTCGGCATTACCTCGGTCGGTATTCTCAGCGGCGCCTTGGGCGAAGAGGCTTTGACCGAGCCGCTGTATCGTCAACTATTAAATTTTCCCCTGTTGGTGCCCTATTGCCCTGATTGCGACGGTATTTCTGCTTACCTATTGTTCGGTCGTGGTCGGCGAACTGGTACCCAAGCGTCTGGCCTTGCTGCATCCGGAACGTATCGCGATCATCATCGCCCAACCTATGCATACGCTATCGAGGATCGCCAGTCCCTTGGTCTGGCTGCTGTCATCCTCCAGCACCTTGATACTGCGGATTTTCGGCGCACATCGGCCGCCGCAGACCAGTATCACCAACGAAGAAATCAAATTACTGATGGAAATCGGTGCGGAATCCGGGGTGTTTCATGCCAGCGAAAGCCATTTGGTCGGCAACATCTTGCAACTGGACGAACAAATGCTTGGCGCAGCCATGACGCCGAGACAGCAAATATATGCCATTGATTTGAGCGATACCGAGGCGGCGGTGCGCGAGAAAATTGCTGACTGTCCGTATACCCGAGCGGTGATCTACCGGGACAGCCTGGAAAATGTGGTAGGAATCTTGCTTCGCAGTGATCTGCTGAAGCTGGCGATGGCCGGCGCAGCCTTGGATATAGCGCCTATCTTGCACGCGCCGCTGTATGTGCCGGAATCGATGACACTGAGCCAGTTGCTGGGATTCTTTCAGGAAAAGCGGACCGATCTGGCATTGGTTGTCAACGAATACGGCGATATCGAAGGCTTGGTGACGCTCAGCGATGTGTTGAAAGCTATCGTCGGTCACCTGCCCAGTCGCACCAATCTGGACATTGACGTGGTGCAACGCGCCGACGGTTCGTGGTTAGTGGATGGCGGTTTATCGATACAGCGCTTGAAAACGGTAGTCGGCATGGACGGCAATTTGCCTGGCGAGGCCGACAGCACCTATCACACGGTCGGCGGTTTCATCCTGTTCTACCTGGAAAAAATTCCCCAAGTAACGGATAACTTCGAATTTCGGCAATGGCGTTTCGAGATCGTCGATATTGACGGCACCCGCATCGACAAGGTGTTGGTTAGCCAAAAACTGCCCGAGTCTACAGTTTAGCGTTTCGCCAAGGGGCGCTTGTCGACCTAAAGCGCAATAGGCAACACCCAAACTGGCCGATAAGCTTGCCTGCATTGGGCAGCGTCGGCCCTTAATTAATTGTTTGAAAAACATAAGTTTGCTTAAAGGAAATACCATGAAAGCCAAGCTCCAGACTCCATTTCGCGTCAGCTTGTTTATGGCTGCGCTGTTTTTGCTGAGTTTTACCTTGCCTGCGGTCGGCGCGGACCATAAGCCGGTATTGGAAGCCTCGCCCGCCTTGTTGAAGTTGTTGAGCATTGCCGAGATCAAGCCCGGCGAAGTTGCTGAATCCTTGAATCTGTCGGCCCGAGTGGAGCTGGACCAGGCACGGGTGGCCCGAATCGGAGCATCGGTTACTGGACGGATTACCGAAATTAACGCGATGCTCGGTCAGGCTGTGAAAAAGGGTGAACGCCTGGCGCTATTGAATAGCACTGAGTTGGGTAAAGCCCAGTCGGATTATTTAAAAGCGGCGTCGCAAGTCAATTTACGCCGGATTACTGTCAAACGCGCCGAGCGCTTGCTGGAAAGCGGCGTGATTGCAGAGGCCGAATTTCAGGAGCGGCAGGGCGTGTTGACCGAGGCGGATGTGGATTTGCGCGCCGCTAGCGATCAACTGCGGGTGATGGGCATGAGCGAAGCCGATTTGCAGCGCCTGGACAAACAACGCAGCATTCATTCGTTCTCGCCGGTTACCGCCAGCATTGACGGCGTAGTGATCGAACGTAACGTCGCCATAGGCCAGGTGGTGCAGCCGGCGGACGCCTTGTATACGGTCGCGGATTTGTCGCAGCTGTGGCTGGTCGCGGAAATTCCCGAACAACAAGCGCATTGGGCGCGGCAAGGCGACCAAGCCCTAGCCGAGGTACCGGCGCTGCCCGGGCAGGAAGTTAGCGGCAAGCTAATTTATGTTGCCGATATGGTGGATTCCGACACTCGTACGGTGACAGTGCGCATGGCCCTGTCCAATCCGCAGCGTCTGTTCAAGCCGCAAATGCTGGCCACCTTGAAAATCAGCAAGCCCGGCTCGCAAACATTGATCGTGCCCAGTCAGGCAGTGGTCAGGGAAAACGATCGGGATTTCGTGTTTGTACAAACCGCTGCCGCGCGCTTTGAATTGCGCCCGGTACGTTTGGGCCGCGAAGAAGCTCAGAAAAGGCCTTTGCTGGAGGGCTTGAAAGCCGGAGAAAAGATCGTGATCGGCGGCGCCTTCCATCTGAATAACGAGCGTCTGCGCGGTACTTTGGAGTAATTGATGATTAATGGATTGATAGAAACGGCATTAAAGCAACGTATCCTGGTGGCGGTGCTGGCAGTGGCGGTCACTCTATTCGGCGTACGCGCCGTACAGCAGTTGTCGGTCGATGCGTTTCCGGATGTCACCAATATCCAGGTACAAATCGCCACAGAAGCCACCGGCCGTTCGCCCGACGAAGTCGAACGTCTGGTTACCGTACCGCTGGAAATAGCCATGGCGGGTCTGCCCGGTCTGGAAGAAATGCGCTCTTTGAACAAAAACGGCCTGTCGTTGATTACCTTGATTTTCACCGACAGCACCGAAGTATATTTTGCCCGGCAATTGGTGATGGAGCGGCTTATCGAAGTTAAGCAGCAGATGCCGGAGGGCATTAATCCAGTGCTGGGGCCGGTTTCCACCGGTTTGGGCGAGGTCTATCAATATACTTTGGAACGCGACGACGACGGCCAGCGGGCCTTGACCCAGGAAGAATTGCAACAGCGCCGCGAAGAGCAGGACTGGGTGGTGCGGCCGTTACTGCGCGGGATTCCCGGCGTGGCAGAAATCAATTCTCAGGGCGGTTACGTCAAGCAATATCAAGTGTTAGTCGACCCTAACCGCCTGCACCATTACCGGATTTCCTTGCATGAGGTATTTGAGGCGCTGTCCCGCAACAATGCGAATAGCGGTGGCGGCGTGTTACCGCATTATGCTGAGCAATATCTGATTCGCGGCGTCGGTTTGATCAACGAAGTAAACGACATTGGCACTATCGTTTTGAAAGAAGAAAACAGCGTGCCGGTG
Encoded proteins:
- a CDS encoding hemolysin family protein → MVGELVPKRLALLHPERIAIIIAQPMHTLSRIASPLVWLLSSSSTLILRIFGAHRPPQTSITNEEIKLLMEIGAESGVFHASESHLVGNILQLDEQMLGAAMTPRQQIYAIDLSDTEAAVREKIADCPYTRAVIYRDSLENVVGILLRSDLLKLAMAGAALDIAPILHAPLYVPESMTLSQLLGFFQEKRTDLALVVNEYGDIEGLVTLSDVLKAIVGHLPSRTNLDIDVVQRADGSWLVDGGLSIQRLKTVVGMDGNLPGEADSTYHTVGGFILFYLEKIPQVTDNFEFRQWRFEIVDIDGTRIDKVLVSQKLPESTV
- a CDS encoding tetratricopeptide repeat protein, whose translation is NPNWRAAAQYKAGNFQEAAETLKNSQTAEGHYNRGNALAQAGQLQEAVQAYQQALQLDPGHQDAKFNKELVENKLKEQEQKPQDNNQQNQQDKDQQQSADQQQKQQKQDGESVKPIKIRNRNKTTRQTTLRSKAGR
- a CDS encoding efflux RND transporter periplasmic adaptor subunit; its protein translation is MKAKLQTPFRVSLFMAALFLLSFTLPAVGADHKPVLEASPALLKLLSIAEIKPGEVAESLNLSARVELDQARVARIGASVTGRITEINAMLGQAVKKGERLALLNSTELGKAQSDYLKAASQVNLRRITVKRAERLLESGVIAEAEFQERQGVLTEADVDLRAASDQLRVMGMSEADLQRLDKQRSIHSFSPVTASIDGVVIERNVAIGQVVQPADALYTVADLSQLWLVAEIPEQQAHWARQGDQALAEVPALPGQEVSGKLIYVADMVDSDTRTVTVRMALSNPQRLFKPQMLATLKISKPGSQTLIVPSQAVVRENDRDFVFVQTAAARFELRPVRLGREEAQKRPLLEGLKAGEKIVIGGAFHLNNERLRGTLE